One region of Carya illinoinensis cultivar Pawnee chromosome 8, C.illinoinensisPawnee_v1, whole genome shotgun sequence genomic DNA includes:
- the LOC122274688 gene encoding putative receptor protein kinase ZmPK1 yields the protein MDISTFLLLFLLQTPLSSSKVLDILKGSSLSVGKPSDKLVSASGEFSAGFFPIGDNAFCFSIWLTISSVPTVVWMANRDDPVERGSAISLSKDGKLILRNSVGNIIWTTKTAALTTSRTSQLQLQLLNTGNLVLHYNSHNGFIWQSFDSPTDTLLPRQTLTWVSSLVSKSRQGDYSSGYYKLYFDNDNVLHLLFQDPTISSLYWPYPFLTDPAATERSRYNDSRAAVLDALGYFCSSDKFEFRATDFPLVLHRRLTLDTDGNLRLYSLQKMNETRDWVVKWQAFSDPCRIHGICGPNSLCSYNHASGRSCNCLRGFKMKDPTDWSYGCIPEFNLSCNQSDESSFVQLAHVEFYGSDSGFLPNVTLQTCQKECLKRCNCKGFQFKFSTGYPKFLLANRRRSPSFEGDLYLRLPKDGLVYNKPPDKEQRLECLYKPVTQQRKTYENQTVKLLLWFATILGGVEVTCIFLVFVFLSRTSKNSDPAAQEYLLTTRFKRFTFSELKRATQGFRELIGQGAGGAVYKGVLPDQRVAAIKRLNDATQGEAEFLAKVNTVGRLNHMNLIEIWGYCTEGKHRLLVYEYMELGSLAKILSSNTLDWEKRFEIAVGTAKGLAYLHEECLEWVLHCDVKPQNILLDSNYQPKIADFGLSKLRNRGEVDGSSFSKMRGTRGYMAPEWVYNLPITSKVDVYSYGVVVLEMVTGNSPSGMHTSECRGARKYRSRVTLLREEIMNKIAASRESLIEEIVEPSMDGKYDMATMELLVKVTLQCVAEDKDDRPTMKQVVEMLLSHKVD from the exons TGAATTCTCTGCAGGGTTTTTCCCCATTGGGGATAACGCTTTCTGCTTTTCCATATGGTTAACAATATCCTCGGTTCCCACAGTCGTTTGGATGGCAAACCGAGACGATCCTGTTGAAAGAGGTTCGGCAATCTCACTTTCGAAAGATGGCAAGCTTATCCTCAGAAACTCTGTTGGTAACATCATTTGGACGACTAAAACGGCAGCCTTGACCACATCACGGACCTCCCAATTGCAGCTACAGCTCCTAAACACAGGCAATCTCGTTCTTCATTATAACTCTCATAATGGTTTCATCTGGCAAAGCTTTGACTCACCTACAGATACACTTCTCCCTCGACAAACACTAACCTGGGTTTCAAGCCTAGTGTCAAAGTCACGCCAAGGTGACTATTCTTCTGGCTACTATAAACTATATTTCGACAATGATAATGTCCTCCACCTGCTTTTCCAAGATCCGACGATATCCAGTCTCTACTGGCCCTATCCATTCTTGACTGACCCTGCAGCAACCGAAAGGTCTAGGTACAACGATAGTAGAGCTGCGGTACTAGACGCGTTGGGCTATTTCTGTTCATCTGACAAGTTTGAATTCCGAGCAACAGATTTTCCTCTGGTATTGCACAGACGACTGACTCTTGATACTGACGGCAACCTGCGATTATACAGCCTGCAAAAGATGAATGAGACTAGGGATTGGGTTGTAAAATGGCAAGCATTCTCGGATCCATGCAGGATTCATGGAATCTGTGGACCCAATAGTCTGTGTAGTTATAATCATGCTTCTGGTCGGAGCTGCAATTGCTTGCGGGGATTCAAGATGAAAGATCCGACTGACTGGTCTTATGGGTGTATACCAGAATTCAATCTTTCTTGCAATCAAAGTGATGAGTCTAGCTTTGTCCAACTTGCTCATGTCGAGTTCTATGGTTCTGATTCAGGCTTCCTACCTAATGTTACCTTACAAACCTGCCAAAAAGAATGCCTGAAACGGTGTAATTGCAAAGGTTTCCAATTTAAATTTAGCACAG GTTACCCCAAGTTTCTTCTAGCCAACAGACGACGTTCACCCAGTTTCGAAGGAGATTTGTATCTAAGGCTACCCAAAGATGGTCTTGTTTATAACAAGCCGCCTGATAAAGAACAAAGGTTAGAATGTTTATACAAACCAGTTACGCAACAAAGAAAAACTTACGAAAATCAGACGGTGAAGCTTTTGCTTTGGTTTGCCACTATCTTGGGTGGTGTAGAGGTTACTTGCATTTTCCTAGTGTTTGTTTTCTTGTCAAGGACTAGTAAAAATTCTGATCCAGCTGCACAAGAATACCTCCTGACAACTAGATTCAAAAGATTCACCTTCTCTGAGCTGAAAAGGGCGACGCAGGGTTTCAGGGAACTGATTGGACAAGGAGCAGGAGGGGCAGTATACAAAGGAGTACTACCTGATCAGCGGGTAGCTGCAATCAAGCGCCTCAACGATGCCACCCAAGGAGAAGCAGAGTTCCTAGCAAAAGTAAACACCGTTGGGAGGCTTAATCACATGAACTTGATCGAGATCTGGGGATACTGTACAGAGGGGAAGCACCGGCTTCTAGTGTACGAGTACATGGAGCTTGGATCCTTGGCGAAAATTCTTAGTTCAAATACACTTGATTGGGAAAAAAGGTTTGAAATTGCAGTGGGCACAGCGAAAGGCCTAGCTTATTTGCATGAAGAGTGCCTAGAATGGGTATTACATTGCGATGTGAAGCCTCAGAACATACTCCTGGACTCAAACTATCAACCAAAGATAGCAGATTTTGGCCTGTCTAAACTACGAAATAGAGGTGAGGTTGATGGTTCAAGCTTCTCTAAGATGAGAGGAACCAGAGGTTACATGGCTCCTGAATGGGTTTACAATCTTCCCATCACTTCTAAAGTGGATGTCTATAGTTATGGAGTCGTTGTGTTGGAAATGGTTACTGGAAACAGCCCCTCAGGCATGCATACCTCTGAATGCAGAGGAGCGAGAAAGTATAGGAGTCGAGTCACGTTACTGAGGGAGGAAATCATGAATAAAATTGCTGCTTCAAGGGAGTCGTTGATTGAAGAAATCGTAGAACCCAGCATGGATGGAAAATATGACATGGCTACGATGGAACTTCTGGTTAAAGTCACTTTACAGTGCGTGGCCGAAGACAAGGATGATAGACCCACCATGAAGCAGGTTGTAGAGATGCTTCTGTCGCACAAGGTTGATTAA